The DNA window TAAACCTGGTCGGTTTCCTTGTTTTGGGACAGGGTGTATGAACCAGCCGGAGTTATATCACGACCCGACTGTTTTATTGAGAAATGGGACGATGAGAGGTGGTTTTAGAGGTAGTTATGATGATGATAGTAATATTGGGATTGatgtgaagaagatgaagttgtCTTATTTTGAAGTGGTTTGGGAGAAGGAAATTGGTAATGGGAGTTGGGTTTTCAGACATAAATTGAAGACATCGAACAAGTATCCATGGTTAATGTTGTATCTTAGAGCTGATGCAACCAAAGGTTTCTCAGGTGGTTATCATTATGACACTCGAGGAATGCTTAAGATTGTAAGTATATTCTTTCATCTTTTAGATTAATTTGTTCAAATGGTTTGAATTTGGATCGATTTTACAATATAATCATAaagtttgaattgttttatactctcataattttaataatttatcttaagtAGATAAAACATTCTTTTTCTTATTCTAAcatgttatttttcatttttataattaattttttatatttttgtaaatgattttatttttaaaataaagtattttttgatatttaaatgttaaattaagataatttgagtaactaaaaaatgtgtaattaattaaaaaaatgtataatattagataaaattaaaaatttaaatagatatagATTGATagttatttttaacattattttatgtacaatttaaatatatttgtgttttaaatttagtattttttttttcaaaatatacatatttcaaattttatgtaatattcaatagttaaaaaaataaaaaagagaatatCTCTTTGGATAATCAGCTCCAGTTTTGGGTTTgggcattttttttttaatttacttaaagttaatttgtttttaatatcttattgaaatattgatttagaataaatatttttttgattttttttaaattttatatatattaacaaatttaataacatgaAGTTTGTACATGAGCTTCACATCCactctaatttcaaatatttccAAACATGgctatataatatttgttatttttattttacaaatatgataaatactatcttaaagtaagaaaacaGGTATTTGTTGGTTTGGCAGAAggttttaaattgttaaaaatataataattcaaacttCATACACTTTTGAATTCGAGCCTTATTTACCTTAAATGTAGACAAATAGTGTTATTTTTAGCTTGTCTTTTAAGATCAGTCAATTCCCTTTAATCTTGGAAGCATCAAAGCATGTTCCAATGAGGCCAAATGACTAGCTatttgtcatttatttattatacatcctaagttaattatttgaatgattattaattaaccgtttcttttcaaaaaaaccaaAACTTGTTTGAGGTTGAAACAATACTCATGTTTGGTTATATTGTTTTCAGTTACCCGAGTCACCAAACTTCAAAGTGAGGTTAACATTGAACATCATACATGGAGGTGGATCGAAGAGCCAATTCTATTTAATCGACATGGGAAGTTGCTGGAAGAACGACGGTTCCCCATGCAATGGTGATGTGCTAACCGACATAACTAGATATAGCGAGATGATAATCAACCCTAACACACAAGCTTGGTGTAGACCAAGAGCCTTACAAAATTGCCCGCCTTACCACATTACCTCAAATAACACGAAAATTTACAGAAACGACACGAGACATTTCCCTTATAAAGCGTATCATTACTATTGTGCCCCGGGGAATGCCAAGTATCTCGAAAAACCATATAGCATTTGTGATCCTTATAGCAATCCTCAGGCTCAAGAGTTAGTTCAATTGTTGCCTCATCCTGTTTGGGCAGATTATGGTTATCCATCTAAAAAGGGAGACGGTTGGATTGGCGATCCTAGGACATGGGAGCTTGATGTCGGTCAACTTTCTAGTCGACTTTATTTTTATCAGGTTTAATTATGCGAGATTTGTTGATCTTTTTAGTTGCGCATTtgatttttactaatttttatttgttctatAGGATCCGGGTACAAAACCAGCTAAAAGGGTGTGGACTTCACTTGATGTGGGGACTGAGATTTTCGTAAGCAAGAAAGATGAAATTGCGGAATGGACTCTAAGCGATTTCGACGTGATTAATACTAATTATCCGACACAAGATTTGCGTATttaagtttttgtttatttatttagatttagaaaacaaattaagCTTAGAAAGATAATTATTGACATAaga is part of the Impatiens glandulifera chromosome 1, dImpGla2.1, whole genome shotgun sequence genome and encodes:
- the LOC124919798 gene encoding uncharacterized protein LOC124919798 translates to MEKQRRRVIELTFMVNALALWLFTECKTSSSSSLLGDPGMKRDGLRVAFEGWNFCNEVGQESPSMASPRAADCFDLKPNSDNPYHYSLNHKVNETVNKLGTGNPFPDYIMNPSAMFNPDLYAVEKELYLGSLCQVQDSPFPWQFWMIMLKNGNYDTKSGLCPKNGKKVPPFKPGRFPCFGTGCMNQPELYHDPTVLLRNGTMRGGFRGSYDDDSNIGIDVKKMKLSYFEVVWEKEIGNGSWVFRHKLKTSNKYPWLMLYLRADATKGFSGGYHYDTRGMLKILPESPNFKVRLTLNIIHGGGSKSQFYLIDMGSCWKNDGSPCNGDVLTDITRYSEMIINPNTQAWCRPRALQNCPPYHITSNNTKIYRNDTRHFPYKAYHYYCAPGNAKYLEKPYSICDPYSNPQAQELVQLLPHPVWADYGYPSKKGDGWIGDPRTWELDVGQLSSRLYFYQDPGTKPAKRVWTSLDVGTEIFVSKKDEIAEWTLSDFDVINTNYPTQDLRI